In Agromyces sp. G08B096, a genomic segment contains:
- a CDS encoding serine hydrolase, protein MVTSSQGSERRSRHAVVRRGKHLTDGPYEDFSRGFAALGELALAGVQVSARATDLATGRVLFSVDDHVVMPTASIGKVLLLVEVASRLTGASPEAFTVLDRAPRDAVGDSGIWQHLQSPSLPIADLAALIGATSDNLATNVLIRYIGLEAVRARTEALGLTRTALLDLVRDHRGPDDAPQLSIGSAKELTWLFAALARGEVVSPEVSQRVVGWLSLNSDLSMVASAFGLDPLAHRMPDHNVLLMNKTGTDGGVRSEVGVLRGPRASVAYAVSTYFADTQLSSRLSVLEGMRQVGLDLLEYVH, encoded by the coding sequence GTGGTGACGTCGTCGCAGGGCTCCGAGCGTCGCTCGCGCCATGCGGTCGTCCGGCGAGGCAAGCACCTCACCGACGGACCCTACGAGGACTTCAGCCGCGGCTTCGCCGCCCTCGGCGAGCTCGCGCTCGCGGGTGTGCAGGTCTCGGCGCGGGCGACCGATCTCGCGACCGGCCGCGTGCTGTTCTCGGTCGACGACCACGTCGTCATGCCGACGGCGTCGATCGGCAAGGTGCTGCTCCTCGTCGAGGTCGCCTCCCGCCTCACCGGGGCGAGTCCCGAGGCGTTCACCGTGCTCGACCGCGCCCCTCGCGACGCGGTCGGCGACTCCGGCATCTGGCAGCACCTGCAGTCGCCGAGCCTGCCGATCGCCGACCTCGCGGCGCTCATCGGCGCGACGAGCGACAACCTCGCGACGAACGTGCTGATCCGCTACATCGGCCTCGAGGCGGTGCGCGCCCGCACGGAGGCGCTCGGACTGACCCGCACCGCCCTGCTCGACCTGGTGCGCGACCACCGCGGGCCCGACGACGCCCCGCAGCTGTCGATCGGGTCGGCGAAGGAGCTCACGTGGCTGTTCGCGGCCCTCGCCCGCGGCGAGGTCGTGAGCCCCGAGGTCTCGCAGCGGGTCGTCGGCTGGCTGTCGCTGAACTCCGACCTCTCGATGGTCGCGTCGGCGTTCGGGCTCGACCCGCTGGCGCACCGCATGCCCGACCACAACGTGCTGCTCATGAACAAGACGGGCACCGACGGCGGCGTCCGCAGCGAGGTCGGCGTGCTCCGCGGGCCGCGCGCGAGCGTCGCCTACGCGGTGTCGACGTACTTCGCCGACACGCAGCTGTCGAGCCGGCTCTCGGTGCTCGAGGGCATGCGCCAGGTCGGGCTCGACCTATTGGAGTACGTGCACTAA